Genomic window (Oligoflexia bacterium):
ATTGCACGCGCTTTGGCTGTGAATCCTGACCTCATTGTTTGTGACGAACCGGTTTCTGCATTAGATGTGTCTATTCAAGCACAAGTCATAAATCTACTCATGGATCTACAACAAAAGCTCGGGCTTACTTATCTCTTTATCGCCCATGATTTAAAAGTTGTTGAGCATATCAGTACCCGTGTTGCCGTTATGTATCTAGGCCGTGTAGTAGAATTGGCGACAGCTGAGGAACTCTACAAAAACCCACAACATCCGTATACTCAAGCGCTGTTATCAGCCATACCGGTACCCAAAGTAGGTGGAAAATCTCAGCGTGTAATCTTAAAGGGTGATGTGCCCAGCCCCGTGAACCCGCCACCAGGTTGTCATTTTAATCCACGCTGCCCCATAGCCGAACAATCATGTCGTGAAATAGATCCGATTTTAAAAGAGACAACAAATGGTCATTACACCCGCTGTATTAAAGTCACGCCACTTGGTCGATAATCAAATCGGTCGCAATGATGGTGGAATGCAAAACAACTCTCCACCCAATTGGTGACTTAAATATTCGCCAATTGAAATGAATCTTGCGTTTGATCCATTACTACTGACAAGTTCAGAGCAGCCTAAATTCCAACGACCCTGTTTTGGGTGTTGTGGATTAAGATATGCCGCTGGAACAGCAACTCCACTGACACCGATGACAGACATGTTTAATCCTCGATAAACTTCTAATCCAAGTCCAATTTTGTGAAAAAGTTTATTTGAAATATTATAATCTCTTTTTGAGAGTACATTTGTAGGTTCAGCTATTTCAAACTGTACGCGTTTTCCACCACTGACAAAAGTTAAAGGCATACCAGGCGATAAAAGAAGTGCATTTTCTAAATAAGTTCCGGCGGTTTCTGGTGTGCAATCTGCGTCAGATTCTAAAGTAGCTCCCCAATTACCGAGATCCCAACTTGAAGGGTTATCACTTGTTCCACCTACACCACCCATAAGATCAATGGGAATATTTGCGCCACAATGATTTATGGGAGTTTGCGACGTGGTTCGTGGTGGGAGCAAATGACCATCTGATCTACGAACAATACCTGGGCCATCGCGCCACGGCGGGCTATCGACGTATAAACTTTTTTGATATTTAAAGTTTAGAGTAAAAAATATTAACTCAGTTTTTTCTTGAGCACCATGTGCGGCAACTACGAAGTTTTTTAATAAATCAGAGTAAGATAGATCTACAGAAAAAGTTTCACGAACCGCATAACGCGTAGAGGGGGCTTCTCCATTTGCCAGTGATTTCCAATAAGGATTTTGACACGCTCCACGTGGAGCTAATTGAGTGTCATCACCCATACAACGCAATTCTTCTACACCCGTTTTAAAAATCGGATCTGCTGATCTTAAGGCATAGATTCCAGCGCCATTACCCGAATTACTTCCCACACCCGTTGTGTCTGTGTAGACAATGTAAAATAAACCATTGAGATACACAGCACTTGGTTGACCTGCGCCGTATAAGTTCGCGTATTGAGCAAAAGTATTTGGAGTTCTCGGATTACCATGGGGGGCGATTATGGGTTCACCATTGCTGAGTCTTTCCCAATTAATTCCATCACTGCTTTTTGCAACTCCAATATAAGTTGTACCTACAGAACCGTCTGTAGGAAATTTAGTTAAATTAATTGTGTGTCCGTTAATTGTAGTTTGCCTTTTATGACGAAACTGAGCATCGAGATCTTCTGAAAGACCCCCATAATACATGTAATAAGTATTTCGAACTTTAATGACAGATGGATCGCAAGCATGAACACCATCAAATGTAGTTGAAGCTAAGTCAGAAGTTAGATCGCCCTGTGCTCGGTTTTTAAAATACTGATTTACATCACCACTTGAGAGTCTATTTCCGAGAGAATTAGTCTCCGTGTATCCGACGTAATCACCAGAAACACCAGCGCACCACCAAACACGGTAACGACCATTCTCATCAAGCATTGCTGAAGGAGCATAATCATAACTAATACGGGTTAATGCTGATCGGCTATATGAAGTGCTGGGCTTTACGCTTATTGAATACGCATTATTTGATGAAGTCTCAGGCGACGAGAGATTTGATGGAATGTTGAGACTATTAATTTCTTGGTCATTTTGACACGCTAAAGAAGTCATAAAGATCGCAAAAAGAAGAAAACGCCCAGACACCCTGCGCATAATATCACACACCTTTCCCCTCTCTATTAGAGTGCAAAAGCAGGGCCTATTAGCCTCAGGTGTAGAGCTTCAAATTTTATGTATTTTAGCTGATCCTTGACATTTGCCTAATTGTTAGACAAAAAAAATCAAGATTATCGACGTGAAATACTCGGGTTCTCAAGTTCATTAACAAGTGCCGTAGCATTGTATACATTTCTGAGTGACTCCATCACTACACGAATATCAACACTCACACTTCGAGAACGATCAGTGTCATCATATGCAAAACGTTTTCCGAAGCCGTGTTTATTTCCGTCAAAAAGAAGGCCGACAATTTCTCTTTGTTTATTAATAACAGGGCTCCCTGAGTTTCCACCAATTGTGTCATGGGTACTGATAAAATTAAATTCAACTTTTTGATTAAGTTTTGCATTAGCCACGTGCCAACTTTCTGGCAAACGCCATGGCTCTTCACCTTTAAAGTGTGCTTCATCAATGAACGCATTTGCAACAGTCGTAAAAGGCATAACCTTTTGACCATTTACCTCGTCATAACCTTTTACAACACCGTAGGTAAGTCTCAGTGTGAATGTGGCATCAGGTGTAATCTCTGTTCCAAAAATCGCAAATTGTGCATTAGCAAGTTTTTGGTAAGCTACCATAGAGGGTGTTTGTATTTTATCTTCATTTTCTGATCGTAAGCGCCTTGTTTCTGCGTCAAGAGATTTGAGCAGCAAAATCATGGGGTCAGTGCTCGCATCAATTGCTTTTTGCCCACCATCGATAAGTGCTTTACTAAAATCAGGATCAAAAAGCTTAGAATTTTCAATTAATTCTTTTGCCCTATCAGATGGAGATTTTCCAGCAAGAGATATTTGAACCCAATGATTGTCAGCGCCTAATTTCTCAACCATAAACTGTAAAGAATCTGAAAGTTTAGCTACTTCTAATTCGCGATATACTGGAACTTTTTCTAAAATTGATTTTTTTAAAGTTTCAAGATTTGCATCCTGATATGCGCCATAACGATCGCCGTTGGGTTTTGCAGTCTCAACAGGCAATCTAACAAGTACGCGAGCTTGTGAAAATAAAGACGTATTAAAACCCATTCCATCATCTAAGAAAATACGGGGCATTCTACTCATTGTATCAACACGATTCACCTGTTCAATAATATTCCAAGCATCAGCATACTGCTGTAGTTTAGGATCACTCATTACACGCGCCCTAAAAGCTTTTTCGGTCACTTCACGTTTTTCGATAATTTTGTCATGATCAAATGCTGCGATTTCACCCTCATATACTTTTCGATAGTTCATGAGGCTTTGAAACTCTTTATCGATCTGGCGTTTTTGTTCAGAACCAAGAGAAGCGTATTTTCTTAATACATCAAGACGTCTGTAAAAAAACTCCAAGTTCCAAGGAAGTAGAACATTTCTCATGTGTTCTAAATCTGATTTAGTAAAAATACGATTTGTATGCCCTGGGTGCCCAGAGATAAACAAAAGCTCACCATCTTTAGCCCCTTTACGAGATACTGGAAAATAATTATCTACATTAACTGGTTTTCCATTCTCATAGGCACGAAAGAAAGTTACATCAAGATTAGTTCTAGGAAATTCAAAATTTGCAACATCTCCGCCGAATGAAGCGATATCAGCCTCAGGAGCGAAAACTAAACGCAAATCAGTATAACGTTTGTAAATGTACAGATTGTATCGACCACCCTCGTAAAGTGATACCACTTCAACTTTTGTATCTGAGCCTTTGTTTTCAATAGCCTCTTTTTCTATTTTAGCAATGACCTCGCGTCGCACTTTGCTGATATTTGCATAATCAGTTTCGGGTATGTTTTTTGTTGCCGCTATTACTTCAGCAGTTACATCTCGTATGATTTTTAAAACATCAATATAAAGATTAGGTATGGGGATTTCTTTATCTAATGAATTTGCATAAAACCCGTCTCGAACATAATCTTGTCCTGGCTTTGATATCGCATTAAGTGCAGAGCGTGCTACGTGATGGTTCGTAGAAACTAAACTACGTGAAATAAATGAACCAGAGCCACCCGAACTAAATCGTGTAGAAGCTAATCTTGTTCTTTTTAGAAAATTCTTTGAAAGACTAAAACCGAATTCTTTTTTAATTTTTTCTTTCGGTACCATGTTGTAGGGCCACATTTTACCGGCCTCATCAACAATTCGAGCAAGATTGGAATCACACTGAGGGCCAATCTCAACAGCAAGTGCAGATTGATAAAGACCCATGACCACAATTAATGGACTCAGAACAACGAACTTCAAATTTCTCACTGATTACTCCAAAATAATTAACAATTTGATTTAAAGCAGTTAAGCACCCTGCAAAGCATGCTTATTTGTTCATTCTTGTAGCATATTTTAAGCAATATGTTTCATAGAAATACTAGGTTTTGTGGGTGAGCTTAACGAAGCTTAAGAAGTGTGCGAACGGTGTTTTTAATCTCATCTACGTTAAAAGGCTTTTTAATGTAATCATCACATCCTACGTCAAAGCCCCTACGCACATCGAGTTCACTGGTTTTTGCTGAAATAAATACAAGAGGAATTTTTTTGAGATCTGAATTTTCCTTGAGAAGTTTACACAGTTCAAAGCCGTTGATCCAAGGAAGGCCAATATCAAGTACGATCAATTCTAATGGGCCCTCGTCAAGCACTTGAGAGAGTTGTGTACCATCTGCAGCGACCAAAACTCTGTAGCCCTCAGCTTCAAAAATACGCTTGAGAGCTTGTCGCATAGACTCATCATCATCAATAACAAGAATTGTTTTTGGATCTTCTTTTTTCTTGAGTGATCGAAAATCACTGAGCGAAACCACCTTTTCACGGGTGATTTTATCACGAGTTATTTTCTCAATTTTATCGACCAATTTTTTTGTATTTAGTGATTTACCTGAACCGCGCGACATCCTGTCTTTAACCTTTCAATATTTTGTCTTTCTTTTAAGTATAGAAAGTTACAAACAATTCACTCAAGCCTAAAATAATACAAAAAGGTCGAGGTAGCCAACTACTGAAAGTACTTATGTTTTTTAACTATGATTGGCTTCTAAGAATCGCTCTGCTTCTAAGGCTGCCATGCATCCAGTGCCTGCCGCGGTTACAGCCTGCCGGTAGACGTGGTCTTGAACATCACCCGCAGCATACACGCCAGCCACGTTCGTCTGCGTGGTACCGGGTTTAGTGATGATATAGCCTGTTTCATTGAGATTGATGATGCCTTTAAAAATATCGGTATTTGGCTTATGTCCTATGGCAACAAAATAACCCTCAGCTTTGAGCTCGGTAGTCTTGCCAGTCTTGATGTTTTTAATACGCACAGATTGAACACTTTTTTCACCCAAGATTTCATCAACTGTAGAATCGTATATGGGTTCAATTTTCGGATTTTTTAACACGCGGTCTTGCATGATTTTACTGGCACGAAACTGATCACGCCTGTGCACAAGATAAACCTTGTTTGCAAAGCGTGTAAGAAAACTTGATTCTTCCATCGCTGTATCACCGCCCCCAACAACAACGACATCTACTTTCTTAAAAAAAGCGCCATCACAAGTAGCACACGCAGATGCGCCTTTACCCATATATTTTTGTTCACTTGGAATTCCAAGCCACTTTGCACTTGCACCCGTAGCTATAATAATAGTTTGAGCTTCATACATTTCATCTTCAACCCAAACTTTAAACGGGCGTTTAGAAAAATCAACTTTAGTCACATTGTTTGTCACAAATCGCGTATCAAAACGTGCGGCTTGTTTTTTCATGATTTCCATTAATTCTGGGCCAGTAACGCCTTTATCAAAACCCGGATAATTTTCAACATCGGTTGTGATCATTAATTGTCCGCCTGGTGTCAGGCCTTCGATCATCAATGGCTTAAGATTAGCGCGCGCTGCATAGATTGCGGCTGTGTAACCCGCGGGGCCTGAACCGATAATAATTACGTTTTCCATTTTATCCTCTTAATTAAGAATTCGATGCCAGGGCCCATCTTTTTTAACCCAGCGAAGCAATGCTTGAGCTGCAGTATCGGCCGACATTAATTTTGAACCATCATGTCGCACTGACGCTGTCTTTGGCAACATTTCTGTGTCCATGTAACCAGGAGAAAACAACCACACTTTATTTTGATTACCTTCTAATTCTTTTTGAAGTGAACTGATAAAGCCAACTAATCCATGCTTGCACGCTGCGTAACTTGCAGCTAATGGATCTGGTGCCTGCTCAGCAATACGACTTCCGACAATTATAAACTTTCCAAGCTGCGATTCGTCTCGATGCTTTAACCAATCACGACATAGGCGCATGGGAGCTAAAAGCCCCACTTGTAGAGCCCAGTTGTGGTCTTTCCATTCTTTTGAGCGGAATTCACCGTGTGGCCCACCGCCCGCACTGTAGATGATGAGATCATATTCTTCGTTGGCTATAAGTAATGAAAGTGATTCTTGATCGACTCGCTGGCTTAAATCACACCTTACTGTTTTTACTTCAAAATTTGAGTCGATCTCTTTTTCAACAGTTTTTAAGACATCCTGACGCCTCGCCACGAGAGTAACTTCTTCTAAACTATCTAGATGTGTTTTTAAAAATAAAGCGAGTGAGCGGCCTAGCCCCTTACTTGATCCAATTATCAATGCTTTTTTAGGTACAAAATTTTCATCATTTGCTTCTGTCATCATGAAATGTAATTAACATGATGCTCAAAGCATTGCCAGTCTGTTAAACTTCAAAACATGCCCATTATAACTTTTGCACCTGAAAATATAAGCATAGAGGTTTCTAAAGGAACCAATCTAATGACTGCTATTATTAAAGCTGAATTACCCATAGGTAGTTCATGCGGTGCCATCGGAATTTGCGCTAAATGTTTTGTGCGAGTTATTCAGGGAATGGAAAATCTATCAAAACCAAACCCAATAGAGAAAAAGCTTTTGGAGCGCGAAAAGTATAACACTGACATAAGAATTTCTTGTCAGGCAAAAATATTAGGGCCTGTGACAATTACTACAAGCTATTGGTAATCTCAAAACACACCAGGAATTATTTCTGAAGCCGGACGTAATAGGTTGGCAATTGTTTGCGAGTAAAAAGTTTTTCAAAGGCAGTCATAAAATTTTCTTGAGCCCATTCTGAGTTATGCAAATCACGACTCATGCGCACGACTTTATATAAGCTATGGGAAATTTCTTCATTTATGAAATTAAAATAATCTAAATCATCGGTTTTGATATCGACGTAACAATCAGGTTTTTGTAGCGGGTAAAGCATTTCGAAAAACTCTCGCCTCAAAAGACGATTTTTTTGTTGGCGAAGTCTTGGCCACGGATCTGGAAAATAAATAAAAACATTGTTTAGTTCTTGTTCAAAAAAGATCTTATCTAGATAACGCGCGTGAAATCTGAGGCCACGGCCGTTTGGGAGTCCGTCTTTTTTAATGCGTCTCACCGTTTGAACCAATGGTTTGTATTTGATTTCAATTCCCAAAAGATTACGTGTATTTTGTGTGCGTACTTGATGCTCAAAGAAAAACCCGTTGCCACAACCGATTTCAAGATCCATAGGTTTTTGCTGATCAGTAAAGGCTGAGTTCCAAAGCCCTTTCATTAAAAGAGCTTCTTCTTCGAGATAAATCCAACCTTTGTATTCAGGTAACATCTTTATGTAGATGTTTGGATTAGGAATATTCTTGGTGAGGCTCATTTTAAGAGAATTTGCTGTACGCATGCAAAAGCTTGTAACAGAAAGGTGCTCTTTATTCAACCAGAGCTAACTTGCCTTGGTGATAGCTTCTCAATATCTTTTTCGATCTCTAGAAAGTAATCAGCCATTTGTTTGCTTAAGGCATCGATATCCTTCTCGATAAGCGATAATACTGAATCTAAGTTCTTTTTCCCTTCATCTAATAAAAGCCAGATCTTTGGGT
Coding sequences:
- a CDS encoding S46 family peptidase — translated: MRNLKFVVLSPLIVVMGLYQSALAVEIGPQCDSNLARIVDEAGKMWPYNMVPKEKIKKEFGFSLSKNFLKRTRLASTRFSSGGSGSFISRSLVSTNHHVARSALNAISKPGQDYVRDGFYANSLDKEIPIPNLYIDVLKIIRDVTAEVIAATKNIPETDYANISKVRREVIAKIEKEAIENKGSDTKVEVVSLYEGGRYNLYIYKRYTDLRLVFAPEADIASFGGDVANFEFPRTNLDVTFFRAYENGKPVNVDNYFPVSRKGAKDGELLFISGHPGHTNRIFTKSDLEHMRNVLLPWNLEFFYRRLDVLRKYASLGSEQKRQIDKEFQSLMNYRKVYEGEIAAFDHDKIIEKREVTEKAFRARVMSDPKLQQYADAWNIIEQVNRVDTMSRMPRIFLDDGMGFNTSLFSQARVLVRLPVETAKPNGDRYGAYQDANLETLKKSILEKVPVYRELEVAKLSDSLQFMVEKLGADNHWVQISLAGKSPSDRAKELIENSKLFDPDFSKALIDGGQKAIDASTDPMILLLKSLDAETRRLRSENEDKIQTPSMVAYQKLANAQFAIFGTEITPDATFTLRLTYGVVKGYDEVNGQKVMPFTTVANAFIDEAHFKGEEPWRLPESWHVANAKLNQKVEFNFISTHDTIGGNSGSPVINKQREIVGLLFDGNKHGFGKRFAYDDTDRSRSVSVDIRVVMESLRNVYNATALVNELENPSISRR
- a CDS encoding response regulator — its product is MSRGSGKSLNTKKLVDKIEKITRDKITREKVVSLSDFRSLKKKEDPKTILVIDDDESMRQALKRIFEAEGYRVLVAADGTQLSQVLDEGPLELIVLDIGLPWINGFELCKLLKENSDLKKIPLVFISAKTSELDVRRGFDVGCDDYIKKPFNVDEIKNTVRTLLKLR
- the trxB gene encoding thioredoxin-disulfide reductase, with protein sequence MENVIIIGSGPAGYTAAIYAARANLKPLMIEGLTPGGQLMITTDVENYPGFDKGVTGPELMEIMKKQAARFDTRFVTNNVTKVDFSKRPFKVWVEDEMYEAQTIIIATGASAKWLGIPSEQKYMGKGASACATCDGAFFKKVDVVVVGGGDTAMEESSFLTRFANKVYLVHRRDQFRASKIMQDRVLKNPKIEPIYDSTVDEILGEKSVQSVRIKNIKTGKTTELKAEGYFVAIGHKPNTDIFKGIINLNETGYIITKPGTTQTNVAGVYAAGDVQDHVYRQAVTAAGTGCMAALEAERFLEANHS
- a CDS encoding SDR family NAD(P)-dependent oxidoreductase, yielding MMTEANDENFVPKKALIIGSSKGLGRSLALFLKTHLDSLEEVTLVARRQDVLKTVEKEIDSNFEVKTVRCDLSQRVDQESLSLLIANEEYDLIIYSAGGGPHGEFRSKEWKDHNWALQVGLLAPMRLCRDWLKHRDESQLGKFIIVGSRIAEQAPDPLAASYAACKHGLVGFISSLQKELEGNQNKVWLFSPGYMDTEMLPKTASVRHDGSKLMSADTAAQALLRWVKKDGPWHRILN
- a CDS encoding 2Fe-2S iron-sulfur cluster-binding protein → MPIITFAPENISIEVSKGTNLMTAIIKAELPIGSSCGAIGICAKCFVRVIQGMENLSKPNPIEKKLLEREKYNTDIRISCQAKILGPVTITTSYW
- the trmB gene encoding tRNA (guanosine(46)-N7)-methyltransferase TrmB; this translates as MRTANSLKMSLTKNIPNPNIYIKMLPEYKGWIYLEEEALLMKGLWNSAFTDQQKPMDLEIGCGNGFFFEHQVRTQNTRNLLGIEIKYKPLVQTVRRIKKDGLPNGRGLRFHARYLDKIFFEQELNNVFIYFPDPWPRLRQQKNRLLRREFFEMLYPLQKPDCYVDIKTDDLDYFNFINEEISHSLYKVVRMSRDLHNSEWAQENFMTAFEKLFTRKQLPTYYVRLQK